Proteins encoded within one genomic window of Haladaptatus sp. QDMS2:
- a CDS encoding protein sorting system archaetidylserine decarboxylase, with translation MTPGLAPDGLKFAVVAFLAGLAATIFSPIGALFGLLLSGSVLLFYRDPERDIVETGVAAPADGKVSVIRREGDQVRVGTYMSARDVHVNRAPLAGTVQSVTHKPGGYKLAFSKESDNNEQLHIEFEDYTVVLIAGWFARRIHPYVEVGDTVEKGDRIGHISFGSRADVLLPPDVIEEMLTVEQGDRVRAGSSMLARGFKE, from the coding sequence ATGACTCCTGGACTCGCCCCCGACGGACTCAAGTTCGCCGTCGTCGCGTTCCTCGCGGGCCTCGCGGCCACCATCTTCTCTCCCATCGGGGCGCTCTTTGGCCTCCTGCTCTCCGGTTCCGTCCTGCTGTTCTACCGCGACCCAGAGCGCGACATCGTCGAGACGGGCGTGGCCGCCCCCGCCGACGGCAAGGTGTCGGTCATCCGCCGCGAGGGCGACCAGGTCCGCGTTGGCACGTACATGAGCGCCCGTGACGTCCACGTCAATCGCGCTCCGCTCGCCGGAACCGTCCAGTCGGTCACGCACAAGCCAGGTGGCTACAAACTCGCCTTCTCGAAGGAATCGGACAACAACGAACAGCTCCACATCGAGTTCGAGGACTACACCGTCGTCCTCATCGCCGGCTGGTTCGCCCGGCGCATCCACCCCTACGTGGAGGTAGGCGACACCGTCGAGAAAGGCGACCGCATCGGGCACATCTCCTTCGGCAGTCGGGCGGACGTGCTCTTGCCGCCAGACGTTATAGAAGAGATGCTCACCGTCGAGCAGGGTGACCGCGTCCGGGCGGGGTCGTCGATGCTCGCACGCGGATTTAAGGAGTAA
- a CDS encoding HalOD1 output domain-containing protein: MNDTVRVTGQRARRPVSELLVHALAKWGRVAPHELDVCIYDYVDPEALDQLFTPPRVGLPRRGTVTVPLETVVATIDVGRDDAVEITIEPQVSETGAYTHSTVAGNSD, translated from the coding sequence ATGAACGACACGGTGCGGGTAACAGGGCAACGGGCGCGGCGACCGGTCAGCGAACTTCTCGTACACGCACTCGCGAAGTGGGGTCGGGTAGCCCCACACGAACTCGACGTGTGCATTTACGATTACGTCGACCCGGAGGCGCTCGACCAGTTGTTTACGCCACCGCGTGTTGGCCTCCCTCGACGAGGAACGGTGACGGTTCCACTGGAAACCGTCGTCGCCACCATCGACGTTGGGCGCGACGATGCCGTCGAGATAACTATCGAGCCGCAGGTGTCGGAGACGGGCGCGTACACGCACTCGACAGTAGCGGGCAACAGTGACTGA
- a CDS encoding helix-turn-helix domain-containing protein: protein MSSNHAAVAPNRRPLPAQLASPRAKLVYLYLRTEQEATIDDLHEALGMAHISLYPILRKLASRGFVEAEGDRYRLCE, encoded by the coding sequence ATGAGTTCGAATCACGCTGCCGTCGCACCGAATCGTCGCCCACTGCCCGCGCAGTTGGCCTCACCGCGAGCGAAACTCGTCTATCTTTACCTCCGAACCGAGCAGGAAGCGACGATAGACGACCTCCACGAGGCGCTCGGCATGGCGCACATCTCGCTGTATCCGATTCTCAGAAAGCTCGCCAGTCGGGGCTTCGTCGAGGCGGAGGGCGACCGATATCGACTGTGCGAGTAA
- a CDS encoding metal-dependent hydrolase codes for MMTTTHIALGLSLAYGLAALLPDYTTLVLGVAVVASIFPDFDVVFEHRKTLHYPVYFGVAALPLAVLVILAPSQLVVGLFTFLAFAWVHSISDIFGGGAEAHPWEGPSTRAVFLHPADRWIPPTRGVRYDGSPEDLALCILFSIPAFVVATGALFYLLIVNIALSVVYTAIRKQVPDFFPA; via the coding sequence ATGATGACGACGACCCACATCGCGCTCGGCCTGTCGCTCGCGTACGGCCTCGCCGCCCTCCTCCCCGATTACACCACGCTCGTCCTCGGCGTCGCCGTCGTGGCGAGCATTTTCCCGGACTTCGACGTCGTGTTCGAACACCGAAAGACGCTCCACTACCCAGTCTACTTCGGCGTCGCCGCGCTCCCGCTCGCGGTGCTGGTCATCCTCGCCCCCTCGCAACTCGTCGTTGGCCTGTTCACCTTCCTCGCGTTTGCGTGGGTACACTCGATTTCGGACATCTTCGGCGGCGGCGCGGAGGCCCACCCGTGGGAAGGCCCCTCGACGCGAGCCGTGTTTCTCCATCCCGCAGACCGCTGGATTCCCCCTACCCGCGGAGTCAGGTACGACGGCTCACCCGAGGACCTTGCACTCTGCATCCTGTTCTCGATACCCGCCTTTGTCGTCGCGACGGGGGCGCTGTTCTACCTGCTCATCGTCAATATCGCGCTCTCGGTGGTCTACACTGCCATCCGCAAACAAGTCCCGGACTTCTTCCCGGCGTGA
- a CDS encoding winged helix-turn-helix domain-containing protein: MEGVLWYVLASSRGGPTRVRIVKAIAERPRNANQLATALDLDYTTIRHHLDVLLKNNVVRRTDDDYAAVYLFTDQLKSNWTVVEEVLAVVDTEDP, from the coding sequence ATGGAGGGCGTTCTCTGGTACGTACTCGCGAGTTCTCGGGGCGGCCCGACGCGCGTGCGTATCGTCAAAGCGATTGCAGAGCGCCCTCGAAACGCGAACCAACTCGCGACGGCCCTCGACCTCGACTACACGACGATTCGCCACCATCTGGACGTATTGTTGAAGAACAACGTCGTCAGACGAACCGACGACGACTATGCCGCCGTCTACCTGTTTACCGACCAGCTCAAATCGAACTGGACGGTCGTAGAGGAGGTACTCGCCGTGGTGGACACGGAGGACCCATGA